The following proteins are co-located in the Nisaea sediminum genome:
- a CDS encoding Ldh family oxidoreductase — MQTVSMTLEEAHALAVSCLQRNGADAENARAVADIVTAAERDLCHSHGLFRIPGYVASLKSGKANGKARPAVSELAAGVVRVDGDDGFAPLALEAGRAPLVARARANGIAALALNNIYHFAALWPETEALAEQGLAAFAFTAAFPYVVAPGGRTPIFGTNPMAFAWPRPGKHPMVFDQASSTMARGEIMLAARDGHSVPLGAGIDRDGKDTTDPKAILEGGAQLAFGGYKGAALAMMVELLAGALIGDRLSFEAEAEDNGDGGPPVGGELIIALDPARFGDAGGFAAHADLLFERMLADEGVRLPGDRRRKARETTARDGIRVPESLSRTLVGLASGT; from the coding sequence ATGCAGACTGTTTCGATGACCTTGGAGGAGGCGCACGCGCTTGCCGTGTCGTGCCTCCAGCGTAACGGCGCCGACGCGGAGAATGCGCGTGCGGTGGCGGATATCGTCACTGCGGCGGAGCGCGATCTCTGCCACTCCCACGGTCTGTTTCGGATCCCGGGCTATGTCGCCTCGCTGAAGAGCGGCAAGGCGAACGGAAAGGCGCGCCCGGCGGTGAGCGAACTCGCCGCGGGCGTCGTTCGTGTCGACGGGGACGACGGTTTCGCGCCGCTGGCGCTTGAGGCCGGCCGGGCACCGCTGGTGGCGCGGGCGCGTGCGAACGGGATCGCCGCGCTGGCCCTCAACAATATCTATCACTTCGCCGCGCTCTGGCCGGAGACCGAGGCGCTGGCCGAGCAGGGACTGGCCGCTTTCGCCTTTACCGCGGCCTTCCCTTACGTGGTCGCGCCTGGCGGGCGGACGCCGATCTTCGGGACCAACCCGATGGCCTTCGCCTGGCCGCGGCCGGGCAAACACCCGATGGTCTTCGACCAGGCCTCCTCGACCATGGCGCGGGGCGAGATCATGCTGGCCGCCCGGGACGGGCATTCCGTGCCGCTCGGCGCCGGGATCGACAGGGACGGCAAGGACACGACCGATCCCAAGGCGATTCTCGAGGGCGGCGCCCAGCTCGCCTTCGGCGGCTACAAGGGGGCCGCGCTCGCCATGATGGTCGAATTGCTGGCCGGCGCCCTGATCGGCGACAGGCTGAGCTTCGAGGCGGAGGCGGAGGACAATGGCGACGGCGGCCCGCCGGTCGGCGGCGAGCTGATCATCGCCCTCGATCCGGCCCGTTTCGGGGATGCGGGCGGTTTCGCGGCCCATGCCGATCTGCTGTTCGAGCGCATGCTTGCCGACGAAGGGGTGAGGCTTCCGGGCGACCGGCGGCGCAAGGCACGCGAGACGACGGCGCGGGACGGCATCCGGGTACCGGAAAGCCTGTCGCGGACCCTGGTCGGGCTGGCGTCGGGAACCTGA